A window of Argopecten irradians isolate NY chromosome 14, Ai_NY, whole genome shotgun sequence contains these coding sequences:
- the LOC138307673 gene encoding D-beta-hydroxybutyrate dehydrogenase-like isoform X1, whose product MPKSLLTMETKTALVTGSTSGMGLGIATALAQNGCNVIMCGSRSIEEASEAIDQVKSSAVQSVHYVRSDLKTEDGLVNLCKEVDTLCPEGVDILVNNAGMQHVTPVEHCTLAKWNEVVAINLTAPFYLISHFVPNMKRKGWGRLINVSSRMGLVASANKSPYCSTKHGLVGMTKAVALEVAPHGITCNAICPGWVDTPFVQAQVESVAKQQNISIEDAKKRLFCDSQPTGKPVQVSQIADLVMFLCSPGGDSMTGTSLVMDGGTIAK is encoded by the exons ATGCCAAag AGTTTACTCACCATGGAAACCAAAACTGCCTTGGTAACGGGTTCAACCAGTGGGATGGGGCTTGGTATAGCCACAGCTTTGGCACAGAATGGCTGTAACGTGATCATGTGTGGTTCAAGGTCAATAGAGGAAGCATCTGAGGCCATAGACCAAGTAAAGAG tTCGGCGGTCCAAAGTGTGCATTACGTCCGGTCCGACCTGAAGACAGAGGATGGACTGGTCAATCTTTGTAAAGAAGTGGACACTTTATGTCCGGAGGGCGTCGACATACTGGTTAATAACGCAG GTATGCAGCACGTCACCCCTGTAGAACACTGTACCTTGGCCAAGTGGAATGAGGTGGTCGCTATCAACCTGACGGCGCCATTTTATCTCATCAGCCATTTTGTTCCCAACATGAAGAGGAAAG GATGGGGCCGGCTGATTAACGTATCGTCTAGGATGGGGCTAGTAGCGTCCGCTAACAAGTCCCCGTACTGTTCTACCAAACACGGACTGGTCGGCATGACTAAG GCAGTAGCACTAGAAGTAGCCCCTCACGGTATCACATGTAACGCTATTTGTCCTGGCTGGGTTGATACGCCAT TCGTACAGGCACAAGTGGAATCCGTTGCCAAGCAACAAAACATTTCCATAGAAGACGCCAAg AAGCGTCTGTTTTGTGATTCTCAACCAACAGGAAAACCAGTCCAGGTTTCCCAG ATAGCTGATCTCGTAATGTTTCTATGCTCTCCTGGTGGAGACAGCATGACCGGAACGTCTCTGGTTATGGACGGAGGGACTATTGCCAAGTAA
- the LOC138307673 gene encoding D-beta-hydroxybutyrate dehydrogenase-like isoform X2 — translation METKTALVTGSTSGMGLGIATALAQNGCNVIMCGSRSIEEASEAIDQVKSSAVQSVHYVRSDLKTEDGLVNLCKEVDTLCPEGVDILVNNAGMQHVTPVEHCTLAKWNEVVAINLTAPFYLISHFVPNMKRKGWGRLINVSSRMGLVASANKSPYCSTKHGLVGMTKAVALEVAPHGITCNAICPGWVDTPFVQAQVESVAKQQNISIEDAKKRLFCDSQPTGKPVQVSQIADLVMFLCSPGGDSMTGTSLVMDGGTIAK, via the exons ATGGAAACCAAAACTGCCTTGGTAACGGGTTCAACCAGTGGGATGGGGCTTGGTATAGCCACAGCTTTGGCACAGAATGGCTGTAACGTGATCATGTGTGGTTCAAGGTCAATAGAGGAAGCATCTGAGGCCATAGACCAAGTAAAGAG tTCGGCGGTCCAAAGTGTGCATTACGTCCGGTCCGACCTGAAGACAGAGGATGGACTGGTCAATCTTTGTAAAGAAGTGGACACTTTATGTCCGGAGGGCGTCGACATACTGGTTAATAACGCAG GTATGCAGCACGTCACCCCTGTAGAACACTGTACCTTGGCCAAGTGGAATGAGGTGGTCGCTATCAACCTGACGGCGCCATTTTATCTCATCAGCCATTTTGTTCCCAACATGAAGAGGAAAG GATGGGGCCGGCTGATTAACGTATCGTCTAGGATGGGGCTAGTAGCGTCCGCTAACAAGTCCCCGTACTGTTCTACCAAACACGGACTGGTCGGCATGACTAAG GCAGTAGCACTAGAAGTAGCCCCTCACGGTATCACATGTAACGCTATTTGTCCTGGCTGGGTTGATACGCCAT TCGTACAGGCACAAGTGGAATCCGTTGCCAAGCAACAAAACATTTCCATAGAAGACGCCAAg AAGCGTCTGTTTTGTGATTCTCAACCAACAGGAAAACCAGTCCAGGTTTCCCAG ATAGCTGATCTCGTAATGTTTCTATGCTCTCCTGGTGGAGACAGCATGACCGGAACGTCTCTGGTTATGGACGGAGGGACTATTGCCAAGTAA
- the LOC138307672 gene encoding protein FAM43A-like, whose translation MSSLFSWKRNLSISEKEPTYKVRYLGNVQTAMMKGEGCVDKPAAVIWNNYVRNSNPGLEMKLTVTSYGLKAFTKEQGLTEYRAHRISYCIAHPKYPRVFVWVYRHEGKKMKMELRCHAVLCKTEAKAKALAVHLHEKLNFALKEFMREKTRRQNSRLTLQRTNSLPQSGQLLPKRTQFLSTGQHFKPPISKSNTAPRLGSIVEAHETLEESFESVEEEDESTITDDSLDEEEALKHALSDPTLDSPALHEAKMEVICQRIIDLEIGNDIDELKRDEDVKFCITNGDSDDESSESGFHEEQTEPDQEDMTLTCEGVKDHEGDIADLDLLDDTVCDNPVGDYVEERTVVTSL comes from the coding sequence ATGAGTAGCCTGTTTTCTTGGAAGCGGAATTTGTCTATAAGTGAAAAAGAACCGACTTATAAAGTTCGGTACCTTGGAAATGTGCAGACAGCCATGATGAAAGGTGAGGGATGTGTGGACAAGCCAGCAGCTGTGATATGGAATAACTATGTAAGGAACTCCAATCCTGGACTGGAAATGAAACTCACTGTAACAAGTTATGGTTTAAAAGCATTTACCAAGGAACAAGGATTAACAGAGTACAGAGCTCATAGGATTTCGTATTGTATCGCTCATCCCAAATATCCCCGCGTGTTTGTATGGGTTTATAGACATGAGGGTAAGAAGATGAAAATGGAGCTCAGGTGTCATGCGGTGTTGTGTAAGACAGAGGCTAAGGCTAAAGCTTTAGCGGTACATCTTCACGAAAAGTTAAACTTTGCATTAAAAGAATTCATGCGTGAAAAGACCCGACGACAGAATTCTCGTCTAACACTTCAGAGGACAAATTCTCTGCCTCAATCAGGACAGTTGCTGCCAAAAAGGACACAATTTCTGAGTACCGGTCAACATTTTAAGCCTCCAATATCGAAATCAAACACGGCTCCCCGACTTGGTTCGATTGTCGAGGCTCATGAGACACTAGAGGAAAGTTTTGAGAGTGTAGAGGAGGAAGATGAATCAACAATAACGGATGATTCGTTAGATGAGGAGGAGGCGCTGAAACATGCACTTAGTGACCCCACCCTTGATTCCCCAGCTCTTCACGAGGCTAAAATGGAGGTGATCTGCCAGAGGATAATTGATTTAGAAATCGGTAATGATATTGACGAGTTAAAAAGAGACGAGGATGTGAAATTCTGTATCACAAACGGTGACTCTGATGACGAATCTTCAGAATCAGGATTCCATGAGGAACAAACGGAACCTGATCAGGAggatatgaccttgacctgtgaAGGGGTCAAAGATCATGAAGGCGACATCGCTGACCTTGACCTGTTAGATGATACTGTCTGTGACAATCCGGTGGGAGATTACGTGGAGGAGAGAACCGTAGTGACAAGTTTATGA